The segment GAAGGCCCAGCACCGGGCGCTGTACGCCTATTGCAATGCGGTGATGGAGCCCTGGGACGGCCCCGCCGCCATCTGCGCCACCGACGGGCGGTTCATCGTCTGCGGCAAGGACCGCAACGGCCTGCGTCCCCTGCGCGCCATGGAGACCCACGACGGCCTGCTGCTGGCCGGGTCCGAGGCCGGTCTTGCCGGACTGCCGGAAAGCCGCATCAAGCGGCGTCTGCCCATCGGCCCCGGCCGCATGATCGTCGCCGATCTGAAGGCCGGCGTTGTCCTCGACGAGACCCAGGCCATCGACGCCCTCGCTGCCGATCATCCGTATACGGAGTGGCTCGAGAACATGGTCGATCTGGAGCCGCTGATCGGCCCCGGACCCGAGCCCCGCGCCGCCACAGGCGAGGCCCTGACCCGCCGGCAGATCGCCGCCGGCTTTTCCCGCGAGGACCTCGACCTGCTGCTCGATCCGATGATCAAGGACGGCAAGGAGGCGGTCGGCTCCATGGGCGACGATGCGCCCCCGGCGGTGCTGTCCGCCCTGCCGCGGCCCCTGGCCCACTATTTCCGGCAGAACTTCAGCCAGGTCACCAACCCGCCCATCGATCCCTTGCGCGAAGCCGGGGCGATGAGCCTGAAGACCCGCTTCAAGAACCTCGGCAACATCCTCGCCGAGGAGGAGGCCCAGACCAACGTCTTCGTGCTGGACAGCCCCGTGCTGACCACCGGCATGTATGAGCGGATGCTGGACGTCGTCGGCGCCGGTTCGACCGTGGTGATCGACTGTTCCTATCCCCTCCCGGCCGAAGGCGACCGCCCCGGCGCGGGGCTGCGCGCCGCCCTCGACCGGATCAAGGACGAGGCCGAGGAAGCGGTTCGCGGCGGTTGCGGACTGATCGTCGTCACCGATGAACGAGCTTCGGAAAGCCGCCTGTCCGTGCCCATGATCCTGGCCACCGCCGGGGTCCATGGCCGGCTGACGGACAAGGGCCTGCGCAGCTTCGTCTCCATCGTCGTGCGGTCGTCCGAGGTGCTCGACCCGCATGGCTTCGCCGTCCTCGTCGGCGTCGGGGCCACGGCCATCAACCCCTGGCTGGCGCAGGAGATGTTCCAGGAGCGTCTGGATCGCGGGGCCTATCCCGGCCTCGCCCTTCGCGATGCCTGCCTGAACTACAAGGCCGCACTGGAAGCCGGCCTGATGAAGACCCTGGCGCGCAAGGGCATCAGCGTCATCTCCGCCTACCGCGGCGGTTGCGAGTTCGAGGTTCTGGGCCTGTCCCGTGCCGTCACGGCCGAGTTCTTCCCCGGTGCACCGTCGCGCATCTCCGGCATCGGCCTGGCCGGTCTGGAGCGTGCTGCGATCCAGCGCCACACCGCCGCCTGGACGGAAACCACGCCCTCGCCCGCCATCGGCGGCTTCTTCCGCATCCGCGCGGGCCAGGAAGCCCACGCCTATGAGGCCAGGGTCATCCACCTGCTGCAGGACGCCTGCAACCGGGGCGACTACAAGCGCTTCAAACAGTATTCCGAAGCCGTTCGCGACCAGCCCGACCTGGCCCCCCGCGACCTGCTCGACTGGCGCGAGGGCCTGAAGCCCGTTCCCGTGTACGAGGTCGAATCCGTCTCGGATATCAGGAAGCGGTTCCTGACACCCGGCATGTCTCTGGGTGCCCTCAGCCCCGAGGCGCACGGGGTGCTGAATATCGCCATGAACCGCATCGGGGCCCGCTCGGTTTCGGGCGAGGGCGGAGAGGATCCGGAGCGCTACGCGACCCGACCCGACGGCGACAACATGAACTCGGCGGTCAAACAGATCGCCTCGGGCCGGTTCGGCGTCACCGCCGAATACCTGAACCAGTGCCGCGAGATCGAGATCAAGATCGCCCAGGGTGCCAAGCCCGGCGAGGGTGGCCAGCTCCCCGGCTTCAAGGTCACGGAATTCATCGCCCGGATGCGCCATTCGACGCCGGGAACGACCCTGATCAGCCCGCCGCCACACCACGACATCTATTCGATCGAGGATCTGGCCCAGCTGATCTACGATCTGAAATCGATCAACCCCGACGCCCGGGTGACGGTCAAACTGGTCAGCGCCTCCGGCATCGGAGCCATCGCCTCCGGTGTGGCCAAGGCCAAGGCCGACTGCATCCTGATCGCCGGCCACAACGGCGGCACCGGTGCCTCGCCCCAGTCCTCGATCAAGCACGCCGGCCTGCCGTGGGAGATCGGCCTGGCCGAGACCCATCAGGTGCTCAGCCTGAACAACCTGCGCAGCCACGTCGTGGTCCGCGCCGACGGCGGCATGAGGACTGGCCGCGACATCGTCATCGCCGCCATCCTGGGGGCCGAGGAGTTCAACATCGGCACGGCGTCCCTGATCGCCATGGGCTGTCTGATGGTGCGCCAGTGCCATTCCAACACCTGTCCTGTCGGTGTCTGCTCCCAGGACCCGCGGCTGCGCGAGAAGTTCACCGGCACGGCGGACAAGGTCGTCAACCTGTTCAGCTTCATCGCCGAGGAGGTCCGCGAATACCTGGCCATGCTGGGCGCTCGGTCGCTGGACGAGATTGTCGGGCGCACCGACCTGCTGCGTCAGGTCCGGCGCGGCGGGGCGCATCTGGACGACCTCGACCTCAACCCCCTGCTGGTGCGGGTCGAGGCGGCCGAGAAGAAACTGTGGGCCGAAAAGGGCCGCGCGGAGGTGCCGGAGACCCTGGACGCCCGCGTCCTCAACGATGCCTGGGCTTTCCTGGATCGTGGCCAGACGTCGGAGCTGACCTATCCGATCTCCAACGTCATGCGCACGATCGGTGCCAGCGTATCCTCCGCCATCGTCCGCCGCTGGGGGCCGGCCGGGCCGACCGGCGTCCTGACCCTGAAGCTGCAGGGATCGGCCGGCCAGTCCTTCGGGGCCTTCGGCGCCAGGGGGCTGAAACTGGAACTGACCGGCGAAGCCAACGACTACGTCGGCAAGGGGCTGTCGGGTGCCGACATCGTGGTCCGGCCGATCGAATGGCGCGAGCACCAGCCCGCCATCGGCAACACCACCCTGTACGGTGCCACCTCCGGCCGCCTGTTCGTGGCCGGTTCAGCGGGCGAGCGTTTCGCGGTGCGGAACTCGGGTGCCGAGGCCGTGGTCGAGGGGGCCGGGGCCCACGCCTGCGAATACATGACCGGCGGCCGGGTCGCGATCCTGGGTCCGGTCGGCTGGAACCTGGCGGCCGGCATGTCGGGCGGCGAGCTGTTCGTGCTCGACGAAGCCGGTCGCACGGGGCTGGCGCTGAACGGCGACCTCGCCTCATTCGCCCCGGTGACGGCAGCGGCGGCCGAGCGTCTGAAGGCCTTGATCGAGGCGCATGGCGCTGCGACCGGATCGCCCCTCGCGCGGCGCTTGCTCTCGGCCTGGGGTGACAGCGTCAAACGCTTTGTCCGCATCGTCCCGACCCCCGTGGCCGAGGCGGAGCGCAAGCTTGACCATGGCGAAGCGGTCCCCGCATGATCGCCGTTCACATCTAGCTCCCTGAGGCCTCCCCGCCGATGACGCTCCCCACGCCTGACCTCCTCGCCCATCAGGCGCCGCTCGTCCTCGACGGCGCGGGCACGGCGTGGATCCTCGTCTCCACCGCCTTCGTGCTGATGATGACCCTGCCGGGACTGGCGCTGTTCTACGGCGGCATGGTGCGGAAAAAGAACATCATCGCCACCATCGCCTCGTCGACGGCCGCCCTGATGGTGGTGACGGTGCTGTGGTTCATCGTCGGCTACAGCCTGTCGTTCGGCACGTCGGGCGATGCGACCAACGCCTTCATCGGCGGCTTGCAGGCGCTGTTCCTCGACGGAGTCCGCATCGACACGGCCCACAGCCTGGCCCCCGGCCTGCCGGAATACCTCTGGATCGCCTATCAGCTGACCTTCGCCATCATCACCCCGGCCCTGATCGCCGGGGCCTTCGCCGAGCGGATGAAGTTCTCGGCGTCCCTGCTGTTTTTCGGCCTGTGGCACCTGATCGTCTATGCGCCGATCTGCCACCAGGTCTGGGGTGGGGGCTATCTGGGTTCGTGGGGCGTGCTGGACTTCGCCGGTGGCGCGGTCGTCCACGTCAATGCGGGCGTGGCGGGCCTCGTCTGCGCCCTCGTGCTCGGCCCCCGCCACGGCTTCGGACGAGACAATATGGCCCCGGCCAACCTCGCCTATACCGCCATCGGCACGGGCCTGCTGTTCGTCGGCTGGCTGGGCTTCAACGCGGGCAGCGCCTGGGCCGCCGACGGCATCGCTTCGGTCGCCGCCCTGAACACCCTCATCGCGCCCGCCGCCGCTGCCTTGGGCTGGATGACCATCGAGTGGATCGAGAAGAAGCGGCCGACCCTGCTGGGGCTGCTGTCCGGCATCGTCGGCGGCCTGGTCGCCATCACCCCGGCGGCCGGCTTCGTCGATCCCAAGGGGGCCTTCCTGATCGGCCTGATCGGCGGACCGGCCTGTTACGCCGGGGCGGTCTGGCTGAAGCACGCCCTGAAGTATGACGACAGCCTCGACGCCTTCGGCATCCACGGCGTCGGCGGCATCGTCGGCGCCATCCTGACCGGCGTGTTCGCCACCACCGCCGTCAACGGCGTGGCCGAGGGGGCGGATGTGGTCAAACAGATCGTCGGGCTCGCCGCCGTCATCGCCTGGAGCGCGGCCGGGACCTTCCTGGTGCTGATGATCTGCAGGTTCACCACCGGCCTGCGCGTGCCCAGGGATGGCGAGGTCGAGGGCCTCGACTACTCCCAGCACGGCGAGAGCCTCCACTGATCCACGTCCTTCTCCTGGAAAGGGAAAAGGATTCTTACGCTTCTGTAACTTGCCCCGCCCGTTGCCGGGTGACAAGCTTGCTTGACTGACAGGGGTGCCATCATGCTTACGATCAAGAATCTGGTTCACGTCTATGGCAACGGGACGCGGGCGCTCGACGACGTCTCCCTGACGGTACCGACCGGCATGTTCGGGCTGCTGGGCCCCAACGGCGCGGGCAAGTCGACGCTGATGCGTTCGATCGCGACCCTGCAGACGCCGACGTCCGGCTCCATCGACTTCGACGGCATCGACGTGATCGCGGAGCCGGAGAAGCTGCGCCGCACCCTCGGCTATCTGCCCCAGGATTTCGGCGTCTATCCGCGCGTCTCGGCCTGGGACATGCTGGATCACATGGCTGTGCTGAAAGGCATTGCGTCCGGCAAGGATCGCAAGGAAACGGTCGAGACCCTGCTGAACCAGACCAATCTGTGGTCGGTGCGCAAGAAAGCCCTGGCGGGCTTTTCCGGCGGCATGCGCCAGCGCTTCGGCATCGCCCAGGCCCTGATCGGCAATCCGAAACTGATCATCGTCGATGAGCCGACGGCGGGGCTGGACCCCGAGGAGCGCAACCGCTTCCTGAACCTGCTGGCCGAGATCGCCGACAACGTCGTCATCATCCTGTCCACCCACATCGTCGAGGACGTCGCCGACCTGTGCCCGAAGATGGCCGTTCTGGCCGGTGGCAAGATCCAGCTGGAAGGGGCCCCCGCCCAGCTGATGGAACAGCTGAACGGCCGGGTCTGGAAGAAGACCATCGACAGGGACGCCCTGCCCGAACATCGCGAAAGGTACGAGGTCATCTCCACGCGCCTGTTCGCCGGCAGGACTGTGATCCACGTCCTCAGCGACCGTCTTCCGGGCGAAGGCTTCGAGCCGGTGCCAGGCGGGCTTGAGGACGTCTATTTCTCGACGCTCAGCGCCTCGCGCAAAGTCGCGGCGTAAAGATCATGTTCGCCAAGGTCGCTGCCTTCGAATTTCGCTACCAGCTGCGCCAGCCGGCCTTCTGGGTCATCGCCATCGCCTTCGCCCTTCTGGGCTTCGGGCTTGTGGCGGCGTCGGACAACATCTCCATCGGGGCGGGCGGCAACGTCAACAAGAACGCCCCCTATGCCCTGGCCACGATCAACGGGATCATGGCGATCTTCTTTATGCTGG is part of the Brevundimonas sp. AJA228-03 genome and harbors:
- a CDS encoding ammonium transporter; the protein is MTLPTPDLLAHQAPLVLDGAGTAWILVSTAFVLMMTLPGLALFYGGMVRKKNIIATIASSTAALMVVTVLWFIVGYSLSFGTSGDATNAFIGGLQALFLDGVRIDTAHSLAPGLPEYLWIAYQLTFAIITPALIAGAFAERMKFSASLLFFGLWHLIVYAPICHQVWGGGYLGSWGVLDFAGGAVVHVNAGVAGLVCALVLGPRHGFGRDNMAPANLAYTAIGTGLLFVGWLGFNAGSAWAADGIASVAALNTLIAPAAAALGWMTIEWIEKKRPTLLGLLSGIVGGLVAITPAAGFVDPKGAFLIGLIGGPACYAGAVWLKHALKYDDSLDAFGIHGVGGIVGAILTGVFATTAVNGVAEGADVVKQIVGLAAVIAWSAAGTFLVLMICRFTTGLRVPRDGEVEGLDYSQHGESLH
- a CDS encoding ABC transporter ATP-binding protein gives rise to the protein MLTIKNLVHVYGNGTRALDDVSLTVPTGMFGLLGPNGAGKSTLMRSIATLQTPTSGSIDFDGIDVIAEPEKLRRTLGYLPQDFGVYPRVSAWDMLDHMAVLKGIASGKDRKETVETLLNQTNLWSVRKKALAGFSGGMRQRFGIAQALIGNPKLIIVDEPTAGLDPEERNRFLNLLAEIADNVVIILSTHIVEDVADLCPKMAVLAGGKIQLEGAPAQLMEQLNGRVWKKTIDRDALPEHRERYEVISTRLFAGRTVIHVLSDRLPGEGFEPVPGGLEDVYFSTLSASRKVAA
- the gltB gene encoding glutamate synthase large subunit codes for the protein MTWLTQYQQDRQRLIDAHAYEPASEKDACGVGLVAAIDGVPRREVVELAIKSLKNVAHRGAVDPDGLSGDGAGLMVEAPQAFFAEQVRVIGQTLRPGPIAIGQIFLPRTDLGAQDRARAIVETEVLRAGFTIYGWRQTPIDLAVVGSKADATRPEIEQVMLAAPVDLIDDTEALERELYLIRRRIESAVIAESVPGFYICSLSARSLIYKGMVRAELLDQLYPDLLDPTFQSAYAIFHQRYSTNTFPEWRLAQPFRMLAHNGEINTLKGNLNWMRSHEIRMTAQAFGEHDGDVKPVVQPGGSDSASLDNVFEVLVRAGRPAPMAKALLIPEAWARDEGLMKAQHRALYAYCNAVMEPWDGPAAICATDGRFIVCGKDRNGLRPLRAMETHDGLLLAGSEAGLAGLPESRIKRRLPIGPGRMIVADLKAGVVLDETQAIDALAADHPYTEWLENMVDLEPLIGPGPEPRAATGEALTRRQIAAGFSREDLDLLLDPMIKDGKEAVGSMGDDAPPAVLSALPRPLAHYFRQNFSQVTNPPIDPLREAGAMSLKTRFKNLGNILAEEEAQTNVFVLDSPVLTTGMYERMLDVVGAGSTVVIDCSYPLPAEGDRPGAGLRAALDRIKDEAEEAVRGGCGLIVVTDERASESRLSVPMILATAGVHGRLTDKGLRSFVSIVVRSSEVLDPHGFAVLVGVGATAINPWLAQEMFQERLDRGAYPGLALRDACLNYKAALEAGLMKTLARKGISVISAYRGGCEFEVLGLSRAVTAEFFPGAPSRISGIGLAGLERAAIQRHTAAWTETTPSPAIGGFFRIRAGQEAHAYEARVIHLLQDACNRGDYKRFKQYSEAVRDQPDLAPRDLLDWREGLKPVPVYEVESVSDIRKRFLTPGMSLGALSPEAHGVLNIAMNRIGARSVSGEGGEDPERYATRPDGDNMNSAVKQIASGRFGVTAEYLNQCREIEIKIAQGAKPGEGGQLPGFKVTEFIARMRHSTPGTTLISPPPHHDIYSIEDLAQLIYDLKSINPDARVTVKLVSASGIGAIASGVAKAKADCILIAGHNGGTGASPQSSIKHAGLPWEIGLAETHQVLSLNNLRSHVVVRADGGMRTGRDIVIAAILGAEEFNIGTASLIAMGCLMVRQCHSNTCPVGVCSQDPRLREKFTGTADKVVNLFSFIAEEVREYLAMLGARSLDEIVGRTDLLRQVRRGGAHLDDLDLNPLLVRVEAAEKKLWAEKGRAEVPETLDARVLNDAWAFLDRGQTSELTYPISNVMRTIGASVSSAIVRRWGPAGPTGVLTLKLQGSAGQSFGAFGARGLKLELTGEANDYVGKGLSGADIVVRPIEWREHQPAIGNTTLYGATSGRLFVAGSAGERFAVRNSGAEAVVEGAGAHACEYMTGGRVAILGPVGWNLAAGMSGGELFVLDEAGRTGLALNGDLASFAPVTAAAAERLKALIEAHGAATGSPLARRLLSAWGDSVKRFVRIVPTPVAEAERKLDHGEAVPA